One part of the Coffea eugenioides isolate CCC68of chromosome 10, Ceug_1.0, whole genome shotgun sequence genome encodes these proteins:
- the LOC113750819 gene encoding polyglutamine-binding protein 1-like: MSKYVLVLRQEVATQQIIQSQRDAGYGNGTSEEQRDILSGRHDPNAIKEHLLKMTNEHRTQMALKRGKSTLAEEGNLEIGNGYGVPGGGAYHVTSKANITATVDDHQTSQRNTEHGAESRLKPVGKELPEYLKQKLRARGILKDDPKINNQALPDNSTEAVSSQNMAIGKLPPGWIEARDPASGSFYYYNENSGTSQWERPTDAAPMFPAASHSELPEDWQEAVDERTGQTYYYNRMTNASQWERPGTSPKISSHPQGDKSSISNKCMGCGGWGVGLVQTWGYCSHCTRVLNLPQSQYLSTQPETRQHGSNAVKTGEISDKGFSKPRSNMKPPMGRGHKRDTRKRSYSEDDELDPMDPSSYSDAPRGGWVVGLKGVQPRAADTTATGPLFQQRPYPSPGAVLRKNAEIASQKKKPSSNFAPISKRGDGSDGLGDAD; this comes from the exons ATGAGCAAGTATGTTCTCGTCTTAAGACAG GAAGTTGCCACTCAACAAATTATACAGAGTCAGag AGATGCAGGGTATGGAAATGGAACTTCGGAAGAGCAGAGAGACATTCTCTCAGGACGTCATGACCCAAATGCTATAAAG GAGCATCTACTTAAAATGACTAATGAGCATCGTACTCAAATGGCTCTAAAGCGTGGAAAATCTACCTTAGCTGAGGAAG GTAACTTGGAAATTGGAAATGGATACGGTGTTCCGGGTGGAGGTGCTTATCATGTTACTTCAAAGGCCAATATCACTGCCACCG TTGATGATCATCAAACAAGCCAAAGAAATACAGAGCATGGTGCTGAATCCAGGTTGAAGCCTGTGGGTAAGGAGTTGCCTGAATACCTCAAGCAGAAATTGAGAGCCAGAGGCATATTGAAAGATGATCCAAAAATTAATAATCAAGCCCTACCTGATAAT agtACAGAAGCTGTGTCATCTCAGAACATGGCAATTGGGAAGCTTCCTCCAGGATGG ATTGAGGCAAGGGATCCTGCAAGTGGCTCTTTCTATTATTATAATGAAAATTCTGGGACAAGTCAGTGGGAAAGACCAACCGATGCTGCACCCATGTTTCCAGCAGCATCACATTCAGAACTTCCAGAAGATTGGCAAGAGGCGGTGGATGAAAGGACTG GTCAAACTTATTATTACAACAGGATGACCAATGCATCACAGTGGGAGCGCCCAGGAACATCACCTAAAATCTCCTCTCATCCTCAGGGTGATAAATCATCCATATCAAATAAATGCATGGGATGTGGTGGATGGGGTGTAGGCCTCGTACAGACATGGGGTTATTGCAGTCATTGCACTCG GGTTCTGAATCTTCCTCAAAGCCAATACTTGTCGACACAGCCGGAAACCAGGCAGCATGGCTCCAATGCTGTGAAAACTGGAGAAATTTCGGACAAGGGATTTTCCAAGCCGAG GTCTAACATGAAACCACCAATGGGAAGAGGACATAAAAGAGATACTAGAAAACGTTCATATTCTGAGGATGATGAGTTGGATCCCATGGATCCAAGCTCGTATTCTGATGCTCCGCGTGGTGGTTG GGTTGTAGGCCTGAAAGGAGTACAACCACGGGCTGCAGACACCACTGCCACG GGTCCTCTCTTTCAGCAACGTCCTTACCCATCTCCTGGAGCAGTCCTGCGGAAAAATGCTGAAATTGCTTCACAAAAGAAGAAGCCTAGTTCTAATTTTGCTCCTATATCTAAGAGAGGTGATGGAAGTGATGGACTTGGTGATGCTGACTGA
- the LOC113748854 gene encoding 60S ribosomal protein L15 produces the protein MGAYTYVSELWRKKQSDVMRFLLRVRCWEYRQLPSIVRVTRPTRPDKARRLGYKAKQGYVVYRVRVRRGGRKRPVPKGIVYGKPTNQGVTQLKFQRSKRSVAEERAGRKLGGLRVLNSYWINEDSTYKYYEVILVDPAHAAIRNDPRINWLCQPVHKHRELRGLTSAGKKYRGLRGKGHLHHKARPSRRATWKRNQTLSLRRYR, from the exons ATGG GGGCTTATACCTACGTTTCGGAGCTATGGAGGAAGAAGCAATCGGATGTGATGAGGTTTCTGCTGAGGGTTCGTTGCTGGGAGTATCGTCAGCTTCCTTCCATTGTCCGGGTTACCAGGCCTACCCGACCCGACAAGGCCCGCCGCCTCGGGTACAAGGCCAAGCAG GGTTATGTGGTTTACCGTGTACGGGTGAGACGTGGTGGAAGGAAGAGGCCAGTTCCCAAGGGTATTGTATATGGGAAACCCACAAACCAGGGTGTTACTCAGCTGAAGTTTCAGAGAAGCAAGCGCTCAGTTGCAGAGGAGCGAGCTGGAAGAAAACTGGGTGGTCTCAGGGTTCTCAATTCTTATTGGATCAATGAG GACTCTACCTACAAATACTATGAGGTAATCTTGGTTGATCCTGCCCATGCTGCCATCCGCAATGACCCTAGGATCAACTGGTTGTGCCAGCCAGTCCACAAGCACAGAGAACTTCGTGGACTTACTTCAGCAGGGAAGAAATACAGGGGTCTTCGTGGAAAGGGGCACTTGCACCACAAAGCACGACCATCAAGAAGGGCTACTTGGAAGAGAAACCAGACTCTCTCCCTTCGTCGTTATCGCTAA
- the LOC113750818 gene encoding MADS-box protein defh21-like, which translates to MGRGKIELKRIENNTSRQVTFSKRRSGLLKKTHELSVLCDAQIGLIIFSNKGKLFEYCSNPLSMDQIIERYLKTKGTSIPDHEDLAKSHNERVFGELKRMKSETLNLQLSLQRYKGDDLSSAHYDELNQLEQQLELSVTKVRARKFELLDQQLENLKRTEKLLEKENQEMCTWLMSNYYQKQRVELEHSHQQAMTELKLVGQHAILDQFPFSGEEQPSEVLQLANLPLNIHQYRLQPIQPNLQGYGQPGCSYGTHRRHHPYTKVHVLT; encoded by the exons ATGGGTAGAGGTAAAATAGAGCTGAAGAGGATTGAAAACAACACAAGCAGGCAAGTCACCTTCTCCAAGCGAAGATCTGGGCTGCTCAAGAAAACCCATGAACTTTCAGTGCTTTGTGATGCTCAGATCGGCCTCATCATCTTTTCAAACAAAGGAAAGCTGTTTGAGTACTGCTCTAACCCCCTGAG TATGGACCAAATCATAGAAAGGTACTTGAAGACTAAAGGAACATCCATTCCAGACCACGAAGACCTTGCAAAATCACACAAT GAAAGGGTTTTTGGTGAGCTGAAAAGGATGAAAAGTGAGACCCTTAATCTTCAGTTAAGCCTCCAGCGCTACAAAGGTGATGACTTGAGTTCTGCTCACTATGATGAGCTCAATCAACTCGAGCAGCAGCTTGAACTCTCCGTGACCAAAGTCCGAGCAAGAAAg TTTGAACTCTTAGATCAGCAACTGGAAAATCTGAAGCGAACG GAAAAGCTTCTGgagaaagaaaaccaagaaatgTGCACTTGG TTGATGAGTAATTACTATCAGAAGCAACGTGTGGAACTAGAGCATAGCCATCAACAGGCAATGACTGAATTGAAGCTAGTAGGACAGCATGCTATACTGGATCAATTCCCATTTTCTGGAGAAGAGCAGCCAAGTGAAGTGCTTCAACTTGCTAACCTACCTCTAAACATTCACCAATATCGCCTCCAGCCTATTCAGCCTAATCTCCAGGGTTATGGTCAACCAGGCTGCAGCTATGGTACCCATCGCCGCCATCATCCATATACAAAAGTTCATGTTTTAACTTAA